The genomic stretch GGCAGCACGGCATGTGGCGGGGGCCCGGCTGGACCGACCGCCGTACCTACGACATGACCCTGCCCCACCTGCTGGCCGGTTACGGCGTCACCGACCACTCCGCCCGCTTCCGGCTCGACGGGCAGACCGGTCACGGCATCTTCGAACACGGCTCGTTCGGCCGGCACGACCCGAGCGGCTTCACCGGCTTCGACTCGGTCGCGTCCTGAGACTTCGGTCGTACCCCGAGGGAGGAGCCCCGCATGGCCACGGCACCCCGTCCCCGCACCACCACCCGCGACCCCGAAGAGCTGACGCGCCGCCTCACCGCCTGGCTCGGCACCCGGCTGCCCGGCGCCAAGGCCGTCGGCGTCACCGTCCCGGCCTCCAACGGCATGTCCAGCGAAACCCTGCTGTTCGACATCGAGCACCCCGGAGCGCCGTGCAAGGCCTGCGTGTTGCGGCTGGCGGCGGACCCGGCGGCGTACACCGTCTTCCCCGCGTACGACATGGCCCGCCAGTACCGCACCCTGCGGCTGGTCGCCGAGCACACGGACGTGCCCGTGCCCCGCGCGCTGTGGCTGGAGGAGGATCCGGGCCCGCTCGGGGTGCCGTTCTTCGTCATGGAGCGGGTCGCCGGGCGCGTGCCGCCGGACGTCATGCCGTACACCTACGAGGGCAGCTGGCTGCACGCGGCGAGCGACGCCGAGCGCGCACACCTGGAGGCCGCGACCGTCTCACTGCTGGCCCGCCTGCACGACCAAGTGCCGCCGACCGAGGCCGAGTTCCTCGCCCCGCCCGGTGCCGGGGACACCCTGCGCCGGCACGTCACGGCCCAACGCGCCTACTACGCCTGGGTGATCGACGGACTGCCCCGCTCACCCCTCATCGAGGCCGCCTTCGACCGGCTGGAACAGCTGTGGCCGAGCGATCCCGGCACACCCGTCCTCAGCTGGGGTGACGCACGCATCGGCAACATCGTCTACGACGGGTTCGACCCCGTGGCCGTCCTGGACTGGGAGATGGCGGCGCTCGCCCCGCGCGAGGTCGACCTCGGCTGGGCCATCTATCTGCACCGCTTCTTCCACGACCTCACGGTCGCCTCCGGACAGCGCGGACTGCCCGACCTCCTGCGCCGCGACCGCGTCGAGGCCCGCTACGCCCGCCTGACCGGCCACACCCCGCGCGACATGGACTTCCACACCCTCTACGCCGCCCTGCGGCACGCGATCGTCATGCTGCGCATCGCCTACCGCCAGGCGTACTTCGGGGAGGCCGCCGTCCCGGCGGACCCGGACACGCTGATCCTGCACCACGACAGCCTGCGCGCCATGGTGCAGGGCACGTACTGGGATTGAGCCGGGCCCGGTCGGGAGGGGCTCAGGCGGCGGCCTGGCCGCGCATCGCCGGTACACGCATCGGGCGCGAGCCCGGGCCGCCGACGTGCGAGAAGGGCTGCGTCCGCCAGTTCAGACCCTGGGGGAGCGTCAGCAGCAGGGCGGTGTCCTGCTCCTGCGGTTCGGCGGACTCGTCCGCGGGGCGGGCCCCGGCGGCCGAACGGCCTGTGCCCGCACAGACCGTGAGCCCGAACGGGTTCCAGGGCGAGGCGCACAGCGCGTGCTCCGGCAGGACCTCCTCGTCCGCCAGCAGCGCGATCGGCTGCGCGCAGTCCGGGCAGATCACCCGGTACCCCTCGAAGGTGTCGTAGGCGTCCAGTTCGTCATCGAGGACGTCGGGTTCGACACCCTCTGGTTCGGGCTCGACGGCCTGCTGCTGCCGCTTGGACGTGGATCGACCAGGGTGATGGACACTCTGCATGGGATTCTCCCCCTAAGGCTGGGCCGTGAAGGCGCTGCGGCCTCGACCACAGCAAGCACTTCCCGTCCGCTCTCGGCGGTAATCACGAGAACATCACGGAGCCTGCTCGGGGTGTGTGTCGTTCGTCACATGCCGGATGCAGGTGCGCGGTGCGGGCCTTATGCGGTGCTTTTTGTATCGAACCGGCTATGACCTGCGCTCTCGGCTATCCCAGGGGATCAAGCGCACTGTAGGTTTTGGCGCCATGGAGGAGCTGGACCGACAGATCGTGCAGCTGCTCGTCAAGGACGGGCGGATGAGCTACACAGACCTGGGCAAGGCCACGGGCCTGTCCACGTCGGCCGTGCACCAGCGGGTGCGCCGGCTGGAACAGCGTGGCGTCATCCGCGGCTACGCCGCGGTGGTCGACCCCGAGGCCGTCGGGCTTCCGCTCACCGCGTTCATCTCGGTGAAACCGTTCGACCCCAGCGCCCCCGACGACATCGCGGACCGCCTCGCCGGAGTCCCCGAGATCGAGGCCTGCCACAGCGTCGCCGGCGACGAGAACTACATCCTCAAGGTGCGCGTGGCGACTCCGCACGAGCTGGAGGAACTGCTGGCCCGGCTGCGATCCCTGGCGGGCGTCTCGACCCGTACCACGGTCGTGCTGTCGACACCGTACGAGGCCCGCCCGCCGCGGATCTGACCACCGCTGCGGGCAGTCCCGGGTGCCTCTTCGGCACGACCCGGGCGCGGCCGACTCCCGGCGGCGAGAGAAACTGTCCGCCATGAGCGACCGCACCGCCGACCCCGAGCCCCCCAAGACCGTCCTCCTGCGCCGAGGAGAGGTGCACAGCCCCGCAGACCCGTTCGCCACGGCGATGGTGGTGGAGCGCGGCCAAGTCGCCTGGGTCGGTTCAGAAGGCGCCGCCGACGCCTTCGCCGACGGCGTGGACGAGGTGATCGACCTCGACGGCGCCCTCGTCACCCCGGCCTTCACCGACGCCCATGTGCACACCACCGCGACCGGTCTCGCCCTGACCGGCCTGGACCTCTCCGCCGCCCCCTCGCTGGACGCGGCCCTCGCTCTGGTCCGGGACTTCGCCGCCGCCCGCCCGGACGACCGCGTCCTGCTGGGCCACGGCTGGGACGCCGCCCGCTGGCCCGGCGGCCGCCCGCCGACGCGCGCCGAACTCGACCAGGCGACCGGCGGCCGCCCGCTGTACCTCTCCCGTATCGACGTGCATTCGGCGGTCGTCACCACCGCCCTGCTGGACCTGGTCGCCGGCGACGTCCCGCGCACGGACGCCCCGCTCACCAAGGACGCCCACCACGCCGTACGCCAGGCCGCGCTCGGCGCGATCACCCCGGCCCAGCGCGCCGAGGCCCAGCGCACCGCCCTCGCCCACGCGGCTTCCCTGGGCATCGGCTCGGTGCACGAGTGCGGCGGCCCGCAGATCTCCTCCGAGGACGACTTCACCGGTCTGCTGAAGCTCGCCGCCGAGGCGCCCGGCCCCCGAGTGGTCGGCTACTGGGCCGAACGAGCCGATGAAGGCGTGGCCAGGGCACGCGAACTGGGCGCCGCAGGCGCGGCCGGCGACCTCTTCGCCGACGGCGCCCTCGGCTCGCACACCGCCTGCCTGCACGAGTCGTACGCCGACGCCGATCACTGCGGCACCGCCTACCTGGACGCCGAGGCTGTCGCGGCCCATGTCGTCGCCTGCACCGAGGCGGGCCTGCAGGCCGGGTTCCACGCCATCGGCGACGCCGCCGTGAGCGCCGTCGTGGACGGCGTGCGCGCCGCCGCCGAGAAGCTCGGCCTCGCCCGGATCCGCGCCGCCCGCCATCGCGTCGAGCACGCCGAGATGCTGACCCCCGAGACGGTCGCCGGCTTCGCCGAGCTGGGCCTGACCGCCTCCGTGCAGCCCGCCTTCGACGCGCTGTGGGGCGGAGAGGACGGCATGTACGCCCAGCGGCTGGGCGCCGAGCGGGCCCGTACCCTCAACCCCTACGCGGCCCTGCTGCGCGCGGGCGTGCCCCTCGCCTTCGGCTCCGACAGTCCGGTCACCCCGCTCGACCCGTGGGGCACCGTCCGCGCCGCCGCGTTCCATCACACGCCCGAGCACCGGGTCTCCGTGCGGGCCGCCTTCACGGCGCACACGCGCGGCGGCTGGCGGGCCGTGGGACGGGACGACGCGGGCGTCCTGGTGCCGGGCGCACCCGCCGACTACGCCGTCTGGCGCACCGGCGAACTGGTCGTCCAGACCCCCGACGACCGGGTGGCCCGCTGGTCGACCGACCCGCGCTCCGGCACGCCCGGCCTGCCCGACCTCACCCCGGACCACGACCTGCCGGTCTGTCTGCGCACCGTGGTGGGCGGACGGACGGTGTTCGTAGGGCCGGGCGAGTGATCTACGGGCGGGGCGCGGTGGCGATCGGCCGCCGGCGCCCCGCCGCCCGACCTGCGCATCCTCGCCGACGAACCCGGTTTCTGGGCCGTCGTAGCAGCTCAGAGGGCTGTTGACAGTCGACGGCCGAGGGCCGGTAGGTTCGGCCGAGTCCACCACCGGACGCCCGACCGGGGAGCGTTCGTGCAACTCGTCGCAGCGCCGCTGGGTCAGGGACGGTGTGCCGCACCGGGGCACCGTCACTGGGAGCCAGGCTCAGCGCCCGCGCCGCCGAGGGAACGTTCCGGCCCGGCAAGGTGTGACCCGGGTGGGGCCCGTGCGCTCAGTAGACAACGGCTTTCGGTCGATCCGCAGCCAGCGGGTCCCAGGTCGGCCCGAAGGGCGCCGGGCCCCCATCCGCCGTGGCGGGGGAACCACAACGGCACGCCGTGAAGGAGCCGAAAAGCGCATTCTTACCCCTCTCTTGCGGAATCGACACCGCGATACGAACGACCGGGTGCGTGACGCCAGGACGCGACCACTATGGTGGACCCCTGCGTACGACCAGAAGGGGCAGCAGTGAACGACGGCGACGGGACCCTGGCGGCCAACGACCAGGGGAGGCAGTTCGGTCCGCTCGGCACGGCCTTGGTGATCATTCCGACCTATAACGAGGCGGAGAACATCAAGACCATCGTGGGCCGAGTGCGCAAGGCCGTCCCCGAGGCGCACGTACTGATCGCGGACGACAACAGTCCCGACGGCACCGGCAAGCTCGCCGACGAACTGGCCGCCGAGGACGAGAACGTCCAGGTCATGCACCGCAAGGGCAAGGAGGGCCTCGGCGCCGCCTACCTCGCGGGCTTCCGCTGGGGCCTTGAGAACGGCTACGGCGTGCTGGTCGAGATGGACGCCGACGGCTCCCACCAGCCCGAGGAACTGCCCCGGCTGCTCACCGCCCTCAAGAGCGCCGACCTGGTGCTCGGCTCCCGCTGGGTGCCCGGCGGCCGCGTGGTGAACTGGCCCAAGTCCCGCGAGTTCATCTCCCGCGGCGGCAGCCTCTACTCCCGGCTCGCCCTCGACCTGCCGCTGCGCGACATCACCGGCGGCTACCGCGCGTTCCGCCGTGAGACCCTGCAGGGTCTGGGCCTGGACGAGGTCGCTTCCCAGGGCTACTGCTTCCAGGTCGACCTGGCCCGCCGTGCGGTCAAGGCGGGCTTCCACGTGGTCGAGGTCCCGATCACCTTCGTCGAGCGCGAACTCGGCGACTCCAAGATGAGCAAGAACATCCTCGTCGAGGCGCTGTGGCGGGTCACCGCCTGGGGCGCCGCGGAGCGTATCGCCAAGCTCAAGAGCCTGGGCGGCGGCCGGGCTGCCAAGCAGGCCTAGGGCTGGCCTAGGGCCTGTCCGGCGGATCCTGTCGCAGACGCGGGGGCAGGCACGTCCTCCCTCACTGCCTTGGGGGCGCGGGGGCGCCCTCAGCGCGTTGTCGTCGGTCGTCGGCGCTCCCGCTTCGGCGCGTCGCACAGCCCGGGCTGATCGGTCCCCTTGTCCCGCTTATCTCGCGCTGAGCCGCCGCCAGGCACACTGGGAGCATGACGACTGGCGCTCCGACCTCTCCGCACCCCACCACCCGGCCCCAGCGCTCCCGGCTGCGCAGGTATCTGCCGCTGGGGGTCGCCGCCTGGCTGGTGCTGGAGATCTGGCTGCTGACCCTGGTCGCGGGCGCGGCCGGCGGGTTCGCCGTGTTTCTGCTGCTCGTCGCGGGCTTCGTGGCCGGCTCCGTGGTCATCAAGCGGGCCGGCCGCCGCGCCTTCCAGAGCCTGAACGAGGCGCTGCAGCAGGGCGGTTCGCCCAAGCGCGGCGGTGGCAACGGCCTGATGATGCTCGGCGGCCTGCTGCTGATGATCCCCGGTCTGGTCTCCGACGTGGCCGGCCTGCTCCTGCTCATCCCGCCGGTCCAGAAGGCCGTGAGCCGGTACGCCGAGAACGCCCTGGACAAGAGGCTGCGCACGGCGGCCCCGGGCAGCTTCGGCGACGCCTTCCAGCAGGCCCGTATCCACCGCCCCGACGGCAAGGTCGTCCAGGGCGAGGTCATCAGGGAGGACGACCGGCCGGAGCCGGGGGAGCAGTACCCGCCGCTGACGCGCTGAGGCGCTTCGGACACACAAACAGCGGGCGCCGTACGTGCATCACGTACGGCGCCCGCTGTTGTTGAACGTGCGCTGTATCCCGGCCCGGCCCCGCAGGGACTAGGCCGACTTGCGGCTGTCCCGGGGGTGAACCGCGATGTTCATCGCCCCCGAGCGCAGAACCGCCAGGCGCTCCTCGAGGACCTCTTCGAGCTCCTCACGGGTGCGCCGCTCCATCAGCATGTCCCAGTGGGTACGCGCGGGCTTGGCCTTCTTCTCCTCAGGGCCGTCGCCGTCGACGAGGAGTGCCTGGGCCCCGCAGACCTTGCACTCCCACTCCGGCGGGATCTCCGCCTCGACGGAGAAGGGCATCTCGAAACGGTGCCCCTTCTCACATGCGTACTCCACGGCCTGGCGCGGGGCCAGGTCGATACCGCGGTCCGTCTCGTAGCTGGTCACCACGAGGCGCGTACCGCGAAGAGCTCGCTCACTCATGAATCGTGCCTCCCGGGCTTGTCGCCCACAGGACAGGTGTCGCTGTCGTCGTCATCCGGTCAACGTCCGGTCGGCGGTAAAGATTCCCGTTCCGTGTCCCGTTCCGGGTCATGCGTCGCCGTCGTAGCCGCAGCCTTGCTGACAAATGTCGTACCCACCAGCGCCCGGTTTGTCACATCTGCTAGCAGATGTCACCCAGCGTTTCGGCATCTTTGACGCGCAGTAACGGTACGCCTGGCAGGCCAAAGGCGTACACTACCGCCCTTTCGGGTTGAGCGCTAAATCGATGCTAAATCTTCCCGGGTACCGGGTTGCCCGCCTCGGCGATCGCCCGCCGCACCGGGACCCGTGCGAGCAGGGCGAATCCGATGACGAAGAAGGCCACCAGCGAGATGATCGCGGACCGGTAGCTCCCGGTCAGCTGGTAGGTCACGCCGAACAACAGCGGCCCGAGCCAGCTCATCCCGCGGTCGCTCATCTCGTACGCCGAGAAGTATTCGGCCTCCTTGCCGGGCGGTACGAGGTGGGAGAACAGCGAGCGGGACAGGGCCTGGCTGCCGCCCAGGACCAGGCCGATCCCGGCGGCCAGCACGAAGAAGAACACCGGCGCCTTCGCGGGGAGGAAGTATCCGGCCGCCAAGGTGACCGTCCAGGCCACCAGCGAGCCCAGGATCGTGCGCTGGGCGCCGTACGTCCGGGCCAGCCGGCCCATCGTCAGCGCGCCGGCCACGGCCAGCACCTGCACCAGCAGCACGGCCACGATGAGCGTCGACTGCCCGAGGCCCAGTTCCTGCGAGCCGTAGACGGAGGCCTGGGAGATCACCGTCTGGATACCGTCGTTGTAGATGAGGTACGCCAGCAGGAAGCCGAGCGTCAGCGGGTACCGGCGCAGGTCCCGGACCGTCGCCGCGAGCTGCCGGAGCCCGGGTGCCGTCGCGCGCTCCACGCGCGCGTGCCGGTCGCGCAGCCTGCGCAGCGGCACGAGCGTGAACGCACCCCACCACAAGCCCGCCGAGGCCAGGCAGATGCGGACCGCCGCCGTCTCGGTCAGGCCGAAGGAGTCGTGCGCCGAGTACAGGACCAGGTCGGCGACGAGGACCATGGAGCCCGCCGCGTAGCCGAAGGCCCAGCCCCGCGAGGAGACCGCGTCGCGCTGCTCGGGCGGGGCGATCTGCGGCAGATAGGAGTTGTAGAGCATCATCCCGACCGACTGCGCGGCGTTGGCCACCACCAGCAGCACCCCGCCGAGCAGATACCGGTCGCCGTCCAGGAAGAACATGCCCGTGGTCGCGGCGGCCCCGGTGTACGCCGCCGCCGCGAGCAGCGGCTTCTTGCGGCCCGTCCGGTCGGCCGCGCTGCCCACGAGCGGCATCACCACGACGGCCAGGATCACCGACAGGGACACCGAGTAGGCGAAGAAGGAGCCCGCCCGGACCGGGACACCCAGCGGATGCACATAGCCGTCGGAGTCCGCGGCCCGCTCGGCGACGGCCGTGAGATACGGCCCGAGGAAGACCGTCAACACGCTCGTCGAATAGACCGAGCAGGCCCAGTCGTAGAAGTACCAGCCGCGCTGCTCGCGGCGCAGACCGGCGGTCTCGTCCGCCGCCCGTGTCCGCACGGTGTCGGTTCCCACCCGTGCCCTCGCTTCCCCGTTCAACTGCGAAGGCTCGGGCCCGGCGGCCGGGTGGTCAGACCCAGACGCCGCGGTCTTCCATGACCTTGCGCAACGTGTCGATGTGATCGGTCATGATGCCATCGACTCCCAGGTCCAGAAGCCGGTGCATCCGTTCCGGTTCGTTGATCGTCCACACGTGCACCTGCAGCCCGCGCGCGTGGGCGGCGCGGACGAAGCGCTGGTCGACCACCGGGACGCCCGACTGGGCCTCGGGCACCTGCGCGGCGACGGCGGACCGGCGCACGGCGGCCGGCACCCCCCATGAGCGCAGGCGCAGGCTCAGTACGCCGCGCGTGCCGAACGAGGTGGCCAGCCGCGGTCCGGCCAGCCGCTGGGCGCGCAGCACCCGGGCCTCGGAGAAGGAGCCCACGCAGACCCGGTCCCAGGCGTCCGTGCGCTCGATCAGGTCCAGCAGGGGCCGCAGGGCGGGTTCCGCCTTGACGTCGACGTTCCAGCGGACCTCGGGGAAGGTCTCCAGCAACTCCTCGAACAGCGGCACCGGTTCACGGCCGCCCACGCGTGCCTGCCGTACGTCCGTCCACGGCAGGTCCGCGATGCGGCCCGCGCCGTCGGTGACCCGGTCCAGGGTCGAGTCGTGGAAGGCGACGAGCCGGCCGTCCGCTGTGGCGTGCACATCGGTCTCGATGTACCGGTAGCCCATGTCGACCGCGCGCCGGAACTGCGCCACGGTGTTCTCGATCCCGTCGGCGGCCCCTCCCCGGTGGGCGAAGGCTATGGGGCCCGGGTGGTCGAGGTACGGGTGGCGCTTGGGCGGTGTCGTGAGGCTCACGAACGCAGTATCGCCCGATCCGGTGTCGCTTCGGCAACGACCGTGCTGCGGCTCGATGCCGCCGGGACGGCGAACACCCGCAGGAACAGCTGCGCCAGCGGCCCGATGGACACGGCGTACAGCACGGTGCCGACACCGATCGTGCCCCCCAGCAGGAAGCCGGTGACCACGACCGCCACCTCGATCCCGGTCCGGATCAGCCGGATCGAGCGGCCGGTGCGCCGGTGCAGGCCCGTCATGAGCCCGTCGCGCGGACCCGGCCCGAAACGCGCCGAGATGTACAAGCCGGTCGCCACGCCGTTCAGCGCGATACCCGCGAGCAGCAACGGCACGCGTACGGCCAGGGAGTGCGCGTCCGGGACGAGCGCGAGCGTGCCGTCCATCGCGAGGCCGACGACGAAGACGTTCGAGACCGTGCCGAGCCCCGGGCGCTGGCGCAGCGGGATCCACAGCAGCAGCACCGCCGCTCCGACGATGATCGACACGACCCCGATGGTCAGCCCCGTCAGCTCCGCGAGCCCCTGGTGCAGTACGCCCCAGGGCTCCATGCCCAGGCCCGCCCGCAGGAGCAGCGCGGCACTCGCACCGTAGAGCGCGAGCCCGGCGTACAGCTGGATCAGCCGTCGTACGAGATGGCTGCGAACGGACATGAGGTACCCCCCTGGGTGGTGACAGTGGCCTGACGCATGTCACTCTGTGGCTTGGGATGGAATGCCATCCATGGCCAATTCGGGGAAGGTGGACTGATCGTCATGGCGCAGTGGACCTCAGCGATGGGGGCCGCCCAGCTGGCCCGGCTCCTCAACTCCCAGCAGGAGCGCCCGGCCGGCCCCGGGACCCGCCGTCCGCCCGCCTATCGCGCCCTCGCCGACGGCATCCGGCTACTGGTGCTCGAGGGGCGCGTCCCGGTGGCCGCGCGGCTGCCCGCCGAACGCGAACTCGCCCTCGCCCTCTCCGTGAGCCGCACCACCGTCGCGGCCGCGTACGAGGCGCTGCGCACCGAGGGCTTCCTGGAGTCCCGGCGCGGAGCCGGCAGCTGGACCGCCGTACCGGCGGGCAACCCGCTGCCCGCCCGGGGCCTCGAACCCCTGCCTCCCGAGGCCCTTGGCTCGATGATCGACCTGGGCTGCGCCTCGCTGCCGGCCCCCGAGCCGTGGCTCACCCGCGCCGTGCAGGGCGCCCTGGAGGAGCTGCCGCCGTACGCCCACACGCACGGCGACTACCCGGCCGGCCTGCCCGCGCTGCGCTCGATGATCGCCGAGCGCTACACCGCGGCCGGGATCTCCACCATGCCCGAGCAGATCATGGTGACGACCGGTGCGATGGGCGCCATCGACGCGATCTGTCACCTCTTCGCGGGCCGCGGCGAACGCATCGCCGTCGAATCGCCGTCCTACGCCAACATCCTGCAGCTGATGCGCGAGGCCGGCGCGCGTCTGGTCCCCGTCGCGATGGCCGAGGGCCTGTCCGGCTGGGACATGGACCGCTGGCGCCAGGTCCTGCGCGAGGCCGCACCCCGGCTCGCCTACGTGGTCGCCGACTTCCACAACCCCACCGGTGCGCTCGCCGACGAGGACCAGCGGCGCCGGCTGGTGGACGCGGCACGCTCGGCCGGCACGGTGCTCGTCGCCGACGAGACGATGACCGAGCTGTGGGTGGACGAGGAGTACGCGGGCGCCATGCCGCGCCGGGTCTGCGCCTTCGACCCGGCCGGCTCGACCGTCATCACGGTCGGCTCGGCCAGCAAGGCGTTCTGGGCGGGCATGCGCATCGGCTGGGTGCGGGCGGCGCCGGACGTCATCCGCAGTCTGGTCGCCGCGCGGGCGTACGCCGATCTCGGTACGCCGGTGCTGGAGCAGCTCGCCGTCAACTGGCTCTTCAGCACGGGTGGTTGGGAGCAGGCGGTCGAGTTGCGCCGGGCCCAGGCCCGCGAGAACCGGGACGCGCTGGTGGCGGCGATCCGGCGCGAACTGCCCACCTGGGAGTTCGAGATCCCGAAGGGCGGGCTGACCCTGTGGGTCCGGGCCGGCGGCCTGTCCGGCTCCCGGCTCGCCGAAGCCGGCGAGCGAACCGGCGTCCGCGTCCCTTCCGGGCCCCGCTTCGGTGTGGACGGCGCCTTCGAGGGCTATGTGCGGCTTCCGTTCACGGTGGGGGGAGCGGTGGCGGAGGAGGCGGCGGTCCGGCTGGCCGCGGCGGCTCGGCTGGTGGAGACGGGGGGTACGGGGGGGACTGAGGCGCCGCGTACGTTTGTGGCTTAGACGGCGCGCCTAGCAGCTCGGGGCGCGTGGCGGTCCGGCGACTGCGGGTGCGTGGTGGGCTGGTCGCTCCCACAGGTTCTCGGCTTCGCTCGAACCCGGGGACCCTCATCGCCGCGGAGCCGCATATCAAACACGGCCCCGCGCCCCTCAGGGAGCTGCGGTGCCGCCGTAGCCGCGGGCAGTCCTGCCACTGGGGCGGCGCCAGACCCACAGACAGCGGCACCCGGCGAGCGCCGGCGAGCGTCCCAACACCCGCCCCGCACCAGCACACCGCGCGCCTCACGAACTCTCGGCAACCCCAGCCTCCGCGGACACCGTCGGCTTCGTCAG from Streptomyces roseochromogenus subsp. oscitans DS 12.976 encodes the following:
- a CDS encoding Lrp/AsnC family transcriptional regulator, coding for MEELDRQIVQLLVKDGRMSYTDLGKATGLSTSAVHQRVRRLEQRGVIRGYAAVVDPEAVGLPLTAFISVKPFDPSAPDDIADRLAGVPEIEACHSVAGDENYILKVRVATPHELEELLARLRSLAGVSTRTTVVLSTPYEARPPRI
- a CDS encoding polyprenol monophosphomannose synthase translates to MNDGDGTLAANDQGRQFGPLGTALVIIPTYNEAENIKTIVGRVRKAVPEAHVLIADDNSPDGTGKLADELAAEDENVQVMHRKGKEGLGAAYLAGFRWGLENGYGVLVEMDADGSHQPEELPRLLTALKSADLVLGSRWVPGGRVVNWPKSREFISRGGSLYSRLALDLPLRDITGGYRAFRRETLQGLGLDEVASQGYCFQVDLARRAVKAGFHVVEVPITFVERELGDSKMSKNILVEALWRVTAWGAAERIAKLKSLGGGRAAKQA
- a CDS encoding MFS transporter; this encodes MGTDTVRTRAADETAGLRREQRGWYFYDWACSVYSTSVLTVFLGPYLTAVAERAADSDGYVHPLGVPVRAGSFFAYSVSLSVILAVVVMPLVGSAADRTGRKKPLLAAAAYTGAAATTGMFFLDGDRYLLGGVLLVVANAAQSVGMMLYNSYLPQIAPPEQRDAVSSRGWAFGYAAGSMVLVADLVLYSAHDSFGLTETAAVRICLASAGLWWGAFTLVPLRRLRDRHARVERATAPGLRQLAATVRDLRRYPLTLGFLLAYLIYNDGIQTVISQASVYGSQELGLGQSTLIVAVLLVQVLAVAGALTMGRLARTYGAQRTILGSLVAWTVTLAAGYFLPAKAPVFFFVLAAGIGLVLGGSQALSRSLFSHLVPPGKEAEYFSAYEMSDRGMSWLGPLLFGVTYQLTGSYRSAIISLVAFFVIGFALLARVPVRRAIAEAGNPVPGKI
- a CDS encoding RNA polymerase-binding protein RbpA, with the protein product MSERALRGTRLVVTSYETDRGIDLAPRQAVEYACEKGHRFEMPFSVEAEIPPEWECKVCGAQALLVDGDGPEEKKAKPARTHWDMLMERRTREELEEVLEERLAVLRSGAMNIAVHPRDSRKSA
- the fxsA gene encoding FxsA family membrane protein encodes the protein MTTGAPTSPHPTTRPQRSRLRRYLPLGVAAWLVLEIWLLTLVAGAAGGFAVFLLLVAGFVAGSVVIKRAGRRAFQSLNEALQQGGSPKRGGGNGLMMLGGLLLMIPGLVSDVAGLLLLIPPVQKAVSRYAENALDKRLRTAAPGSFGDAFQQARIHRPDGKVVQGEVIREDDRPEPGEQYPPLTR
- a CDS encoding PLP-dependent aminotransferase family protein; protein product: MAQWTSAMGAAQLARLLNSQQERPAGPGTRRPPAYRALADGIRLLVLEGRVPVAARLPAERELALALSVSRTTVAAAYEALRTEGFLESRRGAGSWTAVPAGNPLPARGLEPLPPEALGSMIDLGCASLPAPEPWLTRAVQGALEELPPYAHTHGDYPAGLPALRSMIAERYTAAGISTMPEQIMVTTGAMGAIDAICHLFAGRGERIAVESPSYANILQLMREAGARLVPVAMAEGLSGWDMDRWRQVLREAAPRLAYVVADFHNPTGALADEDQRRRLVDAARSAGTVLVADETMTELWVDEEYAGAMPRRVCAFDPAGSTVITVGSASKAFWAGMRIGWVRAAPDVIRSLVAARAYADLGTPVLEQLAVNWLFSTGGWEQAVELRRAQARENRDALVAAIRRELPTWEFEIPKGGLTLWVRAGGLSGSRLAEAGERTGVRVPSGPRFGVDGAFEGYVRLPFTVGGAVAEEAAVRLAAAARLVETGGTGGTEAPRTFVA
- a CDS encoding glycerophosphodiester phosphodiesterase, giving the protein MSLTTPPKRHPYLDHPGPIAFAHRGGAADGIENTVAQFRRAVDMGYRYIETDVHATADGRLVAFHDSTLDRVTDGAGRIADLPWTDVRQARVGGREPVPLFEELLETFPEVRWNVDVKAEPALRPLLDLIERTDAWDRVCVGSFSEARVLRAQRLAGPRLATSFGTRGVLSLRLRSWGVPAAVRRSAVAAQVPEAQSGVPVVDQRFVRAAHARGLQVHVWTINEPERMHRLLDLGVDGIMTDHIDTLRKVMEDRGVWV
- a CDS encoding phosphotransferase family protein encodes the protein MATAPRPRTTTRDPEELTRRLTAWLGTRLPGAKAVGVTVPASNGMSSETLLFDIEHPGAPCKACVLRLAADPAAYTVFPAYDMARQYRTLRLVAEHTDVPVPRALWLEEDPGPLGVPFFVMERVAGRVPPDVMPYTYEGSWLHAASDAERAHLEAATVSLLARLHDQVPPTEAEFLAPPGAGDTLRRHVTAQRAYYAWVIDGLPRSPLIEAAFDRLEQLWPSDPGTPVLSWGDARIGNIVYDGFDPVAVLDWEMAALAPREVDLGWAIYLHRFFHDLTVASGQRGLPDLLRRDRVEARYARLTGHTPRDMDFHTLYAALRHAIVMLRIAYRQAYFGEAAVPADPDTLILHHDSLRAMVQGTYWD
- a CDS encoding amidohydrolase, which produces MSDRTADPEPPKTVLLRRGEVHSPADPFATAMVVERGQVAWVGSEGAADAFADGVDEVIDLDGALVTPAFTDAHVHTTATGLALTGLDLSAAPSLDAALALVRDFAAARPDDRVLLGHGWDAARWPGGRPPTRAELDQATGGRPLYLSRIDVHSAVVTTALLDLVAGDVPRTDAPLTKDAHHAVRQAALGAITPAQRAEAQRTALAHAASLGIGSVHECGGPQISSEDDFTGLLKLAAEAPGPRVVGYWAERADEGVARARELGAAGAAGDLFADGALGSHTACLHESYADADHCGTAYLDAEAVAAHVVACTEAGLQAGFHAIGDAAVSAVVDGVRAAAEKLGLARIRAARHRVEHAEMLTPETVAGFAELGLTASVQPAFDALWGGEDGMYAQRLGAERARTLNPYAALLRAGVPLAFGSDSPVTPLDPWGTVRAAAFHHTPEHRVSVRAAFTAHTRGGWRAVGRDDAGVLVPGAPADYAVWRTGELVVQTPDDRVARWSTDPRSGTPGLPDLTPDHDLPVCLRTVVGGRTVFVGPGE
- a CDS encoding YczE/YyaS/YitT family protein, whose amino-acid sequence is MSVRSHLVRRLIQLYAGLALYGASAALLLRAGLGMEPWGVLHQGLAELTGLTIGVVSIIVGAAVLLLWIPLRQRPGLGTVSNVFVVGLAMDGTLALVPDAHSLAVRVPLLLAGIALNGVATGLYISARFGPGPRDGLMTGLHRRTGRSIRLIRTGIEVAVVVTGFLLGGTIGVGTVLYAVSIGPLAQLFLRVFAVPAASSRSTVVAEATPDRAILRS